CGGTCGGGTAGGGGAACGGTTTCGCCCTGGTGAGGCCTTTGGGAGCCAAGCTCGCCGGTTTGATACCAAGAGCTGGTTACCTCTTCGGTGATTTGGTCCGGGTCAAAATCCGCCCGCCAACCCACCCGGTCGGAAGCCAGAATCCCGTTCACCAAGCCTTCCTTGAAAAGCTTACCTTGGGGAGTCTCGTAGGCGCCATAGGAAAGGAGCTTTTGGCACCCGGACCCGATGGTAAAGTAATCCGAGTATTTTTCCGCCACTTGCAGCACATCGGGGAGGTACACTTGGTCCACAAACTGCTTGACTTCTTTGAACCGCCACAGCAATGCCGCCACCTTGTCTACCGTGGGCTGAAATACCGCCCCGCCCGGAACCACGCCTACGCTGTGGGGGATCTTCCCTCCCAGAACGGCCACCATTTCGTGACCGCGCCGCCGCATTTCCAAGGCCCTGAGATAATGGAGGCAGACCTGGCGGTTCACCTCGGCCGGAAGGCGGTAGTCGCCTTCATACCGAGGCACAAATGGGCCCAACTCGCCCCGGGCCAGGAAACCCTGCAAGGAAGCCAAACCAGGGTTGGCCGCTATCGTCTCGCCATCCAGCCCTTCGGTTGCCCGGGCTACATCCACATAATCGAGGGCAGCCAAATGGTAGAAATGGAGGATATGGTCACTAATCTGGTGGATGCCCTGGATCAGGCACCGTACCAGCTGGCCATTAGGGGGGATCCGATCCTTGATGCCGAAGGCATGGTCTAACGCCCGGGCAGCAGCAATGCCATGGCACTGGGGGCAAACCCCGCAAATGCGCTGGGTTATAATCTGGGCATCCCTGGGGTCGCGCCCCTTGAGGATGAGCTCGATCCCCCGAAATAGCATCCCCGAGCAGCGTGCATCTTTGACCACACCGTTTTCAACCACCGCCTCCACCTTCAAGTGACCCTCGATCCGGGTTACCGGATCAACTACGATTTGTCTTGCCATTAGCGCCCGCCTCCCCTTTCCCTCCAGTAAGCGCCGATTACCGGTATGTCGATATCAGTTACCTTCTCGTATAAGGGCCCGATTAGATCAGGAAACTCCGGTTGAGTGCAGCCGTTGCAGGGAGCCCCGCTACCAACGCACCAGTTGACACCGCCATTCCAC
The Clostridia bacterium genome window above contains:
- a CDS encoding nickel-dependent hydrogenase large subunit, with translation MARQIVVDPVTRIEGHLKVEAVVENGVVKDARCSGMLFRGIELILKGRDPRDAQIITQRICGVCPQCHGIAAARALDHAFGIKDRIPPNGQLVRCLIQGIHQISDHILHFYHLAALDYVDVARATEGLDGETIAANPGLASLQGFLARGELGPFVPRYEGDYRLPAEVNRQVCLHYLRALEMRRRGHEMVAVLGGKIPHSVGVVPGGAVFQPTVDKVAALLWRFKEVKQFVDQVYLPDVLQVAEKYSDYFTIGSGCQKLLSYGAYETPQGKLFKEGLVNGILASDRVGWRADFDPDQITEEVTSSWYQTGELGSQRPHQGETVPLPDREGGYSWIKSPRYGGEVREVGPLAHVLANYAAGDAATVKLVDWALATLKAPMEALYSVMGRHLARALATKLIADQVEGWLLALDPQSLVYQEYQIPEDGWGMG